One window of Nostoc sp. C052 genomic DNA carries:
- a CDS encoding glycosyltransferase, whose product MKVSVLMVTYNHENFIAQAIESVLMQEVDFEYELVIGEDYSTDNTRQIVIDYQRKYSDKIRLLLPDINLGAHKNFLNTFKACQGQYLAILEGDDYWTSSEKLQKQVDFLDKNLDFAICFHNVLVFCQDNSHSPTIFLRNQPKTSTIENLLVNNFISTPSVMYRAGLVQEFPDWFYEQSMGDWTFHILNAQYGKIGYIDEVMSAYRVHAKGIWSSKSRESQIKETIRMLDTIKYNLSSQYQAIINTSINLYSQQLASVLKDQELNKSQQETDYKKTNLLEEQPLVSICIPTYNGEKFIAEAINSVLHQTYPNIEIVLSDDNSSDITVEIAKLFNQKLSVDFSILEHSQYGLAQNWNFCISQAKGKYIKFLFQDDLLEPNAIEEMVNLAEQDEEIGLVFSPRTLFTNTGNTVYDSNFLMHHEAKDVYKAWSTLKPIQSGQQLLLDPNILGSPINKIGEPSTVLIRKDVFEKVGLFNPEFCQLVDLEMWLRIMSQYKVGFVDQVLSHFRIHPQQQTRRNAALKDAILLDYQKLFQTIYSDTRYPEATRQQALYRYAVLSEQNAELHNLRKQIAEECLNVSDEQITDMYLGLLGTTHKMLVNSSIKYESLTDEEQIFANDILLRLSQGFDQPKAIQYLLAAMLYRSADQLPLQHDLSRIPSWLINDYLQFLFSSPVDFQELGDADNYYYYMRGWIDYLHTSILQNSDSHLWDQIANNFTSIANFIPLYFNEHNLKDIYVKRGKIIELLLKRKGYEVDYEFANRPIGRKKIRLGILAAHFLPGSETFAYLPIYEYISRDFEVILYSLNQTGHQLEQYCQSCANSFKLLPQDLAGQVNTIRNDDLDILFIATNVTAVTNQICFLSMHRLARIQVTSGGSVVTTGMRHIDYYISGTLTDPSATAEEQYREKLVKLEGTAHCFSYGSEQENVTVKVDRESLGISEETVIFVSGANFFKIIPELINTWAKIISGVPNSVLVLLPFGPNWSNNYPKKAFVNHLIKVFSTHGIPAEKLIVLDPQPVPNREEVKEYFKIANVYLDSYPFAGTTSLVEPLQVNLPVIARRGSSFRSAMGAAMVQVLDIPNLVADSEESYIQLAIALGNNPKLRQEKSDQIKEKMQGNPSFLDSRSYSAKIGSLFQELLSKHLADNLSQNLQLGDINLIIFPDWLQPEESLGLALEQVIKRLANHVKNEKITLIINTSNTAPEDAEIFLSSIAMNLLLEEDLDINQGLEISLVENLSNIEWQGLLPRINARLILEYEDQEALKKVPLKNLGCYELDNWINKFSTVD is encoded by the coding sequence ATGAAAGTAAGTGTTTTAATGGTTACTTATAACCATGAAAATTTTATTGCTCAAGCCATAGAAAGTGTATTGATGCAAGAAGTCGATTTTGAATATGAACTTGTGATAGGCGAAGATTATTCTACAGATAATACACGTCAAATTGTAATTGATTACCAAAGAAAATATTCGGACAAAATTCGCTTATTACTGCCCGATATAAACTTAGGGGCGCACAAAAATTTTTTAAATACATTTAAAGCCTGTCAAGGTCAGTATCTAGCAATATTAGAAGGTGATGACTACTGGACTTCAAGTGAAAAACTACAAAAACAAGTAGATTTTTTAGATAAAAACTTAGACTTTGCTATATGTTTTCACAATGTATTAGTATTTTGCCAAGATAACAGTCACTCACCTACGATTTTTCTGCGCAATCAGCCAAAAACATCTACTATAGAAAATTTGTTAGTAAACAACTTTATTTCCACTCCTTCAGTAATGTATCGTGCTGGCTTAGTACAAGAGTTTCCCGATTGGTTTTATGAACAAAGTATGGGAGATTGGACTTTCCATATTTTAAATGCACAGTATGGAAAAATCGGATACATTGATGAAGTGATGTCAGCATATAGAGTTCATGCGAAAGGAATATGGTCTAGTAAAAGCCGAGAATCGCAAATAAAAGAAACTATTAGAATGCTTGACACTATAAAATATAATCTTAGCTCTCAATATCAAGCAATTATAAATACATCTATAAATTTATACTCTCAACAACTAGCTAGTGTATTAAAAGATCAAGAATTAAATAAATCACAGCAAGAAACTGATTACAAGAAAACCAACTTATTAGAGGAACAGCCGTTAGTTAGTATTTGTATTCCTACTTACAATGGTGAAAAATTTATTGCAGAAGCTATTAATAGTGTGTTACACCAAACCTATCCAAATATAGAAATTGTTTTATCTGATGATAATTCTAGTGACATAACAGTTGAGATTGCTAAATTATTTAATCAAAAATTATCCGTTGATTTTTCCATTCTTGAACATAGTCAATATGGACTAGCTCAAAATTGGAATTTTTGTATTTCTCAAGCTAAAGGTAAATATATAAAGTTTTTATTTCAAGATGATTTGTTAGAGCCAAATGCTATTGAAGAAATGGTTAATTTGGCTGAACAAGATGAAGAGATAGGTTTAGTTTTCTCACCGCGAACACTCTTCACTAATACTGGCAACACCGTCTATGATTCAAACTTTTTAATGCATCACGAAGCTAAAGATGTATACAAAGCTTGGTCAACATTAAAGCCAATTCAATCAGGACAGCAACTTTTACTAGATCCCAATATACTTGGCTCTCCAATTAATAAAATTGGAGAGCCAAGCACAGTACTCATCAGAAAAGATGTTTTTGAAAAAGTAGGATTATTTAATCCTGAGTTTTGTCAACTTGTAGATTTGGAAATGTGGCTCAGAATTATGAGTCAATACAAAGTTGGTTTTGTTGATCAAGTTTTATCTCATTTTAGGATACACCCACAACAACAAACTCGTCGAAATGCTGCTTTAAAGGATGCTATTTTATTAGATTATCAAAAACTGTTTCAGACAATTTACAGTGATACACGATATCCTGAAGCAACGAGACAACAAGCTCTTTATAGATATGCAGTTTTGAGTGAACAAAATGCAGAATTGCATAATTTGCGAAAACAAATAGCAGAAGAATGTCTGAATGTTTCAGATGAGCAGATAACAGATATGTATCTAGGTCTACTGGGTACAACACATAAGATGTTAGTGAATAGTAGCATCAAGTATGAAAGTCTGACTGATGAAGAACAGATTTTTGCTAATGATATCCTTTTAAGGCTATCTCAAGGTTTTGATCAGCCAAAAGCAATTCAGTATTTACTAGCAGCTATGCTGTATCGGAGTGCTGACCAGTTACCATTACAGCATGACCTCTCTCGCATACCCAGTTGGTTAATTAATGACTATTTACAATTCCTATTTTCTTCCCCAGTTGACTTTCAAGAACTGGGTGATGCAGATAATTACTATTACTATATGCGGGGGTGGATTGATTATTTACATACATCTATATTACAAAATTCTGACTCTCACTTGTGGGATCAAATAGCTAATAACTTTACGTCCATTGCTAATTTTATTCCCCTATATTTTAATGAGCATAATCTTAAAGATATCTATGTTAAGCGTGGAAAAATTATAGAGCTTTTACTGAAGCGTAAGGGTTATGAGGTAGATTATGAGTTTGCAAATAGACCTATAGGCAGAAAAAAAATTCGCTTGGGTATCCTGGCTGCACATTTTCTACCTGGTTCTGAAACATTTGCTTACCTTCCTATTTATGAGTATATCAGTAGAGATTTTGAAGTAATTTTGTACTCTCTTAATCAAACTGGTCATCAACTAGAGCAATATTGCCAAAGCTGTGCAAATTCCTTTAAGCTGCTACCACAAGATTTAGCAGGACAAGTAAATACAATTCGTAATGATGATCTCGATATATTATTCATTGCTACCAATGTGACGGCAGTAACCAATCAAATCTGCTTCTTATCAATGCATAGGTTAGCTAGAATACAAGTCACAAGTGGCGGTTCTGTAGTGACAACAGGAATGCGGCATATAGATTATTACATTTCTGGTACCCTAACCGATCCATCGGCGACGGCAGAAGAGCAATATCGAGAAAAGTTGGTGAAGCTAGAAGGAACTGCTCATTGCTTTAGTTATGGAAGTGAACAAGAAAATGTAACTGTCAAAGTTGATCGAGAAAGTTTAGGTATCTCTGAAGAAACAGTTATTTTTGTCTCTGGTGCTAACTTCTTCAAAATCATCCCTGAACTAATTAATACATGGGCAAAAATAATTTCTGGAGTTCCCAATTCAGTTTTAGTGCTTCTGCCATTTGGCCCGAATTGGTCAAATAATTACCCTAAAAAAGCTTTTGTAAATCACTTGATTAAAGTGTTTTCAACGCATGGTATACCAGCAGAGAAATTAATAGTTTTAGATCCTCAGCCAGTGCCAAATCGAGAAGAAGTTAAAGAATACTTCAAAATTGCCAATGTATATCTAGATTCTTATCCATTTGCAGGAACAACTTCTTTAGTAGAACCACTACAAGTTAATCTACCAGTAATCGCTAGACGGGGAAGTAGCTTTCGCTCTGCAATGGGAGCCGCAATGGTGCAAGTACTGGATATCCCCAATTTAGTTGCGGATAGTGAAGAGTCTTATATACAATTAGCGATCGCACTTGGTAATAATCCTAAATTACGTCAAGAAAAGAGTGACCAAATTAAGGAAAAAATGCAGGGGAATCCTAGTTTTCTTGATAGTCGTTCTTACTCAGCTAAAATAGGTAGCTTATTTCAAGAATTATTAAGTAAGCATCTTGCAGATAATCTGAGTCAAAATTTACAACTAGGAGATATTAACCTAATTATCTTCCCTGATTGGTTACAGCCAGAAGAATCTCTTGGTTTAGCTTTAGAACAAGTGATTAAAAGATTAGCCAATCATGTGAAGAATGAGAAAATTACTTTAATTATCAACACGAGTAATACTGCTCCTGAAGATGCAGAAATATTTCTATCTAGTATTGCGATGAATCTGTTGTTAGAGGAAGATTTAGATATTAATCAAGGATTAGAAATTTCTCTGGTAGAAAACCTTTCTAATATTGAGTGGCAAGGGTTGTTACCTCGAATTAATGCCAGACTTATTTTGGAATATGAAGATCAGGAAGCTTTAAAAAAAGTACCACTTAAAAATCTAGGATGTTATGAACTAGATAACTGGATTAATAAATTTTCGACTGTTGATTAA
- the murF gene encoding UDP-N-acetylmuramoyl-tripeptide--D-alanyl-D-alanine ligase: MRCSATLTQLVEVILGHSVNLSETALTQVSSGIQTDSRTLKPGEVFVAFRGDKFDGHEFVPTAIAKGAIAAIVDFEYENPGFPVLQVKDTLKAYQKLGRWWRDRFNIPVIGVTGSVGKTTTKELIAAVLATKGRVHKTYGNYNNEIGVPKTLLELGAENDYAVIEMAMRGRGQIAELTQIARPTIGVITNVGTAHIELLGSEEAIAEAKCELLAEMPADSVAILNHDNPLLMATAAKVWHGELLTYGFSGGDIQGQLIDNEIVEVAGIQLPLPLPGRHNATNFLAALAVAKVLGIDWETLKAGVNVDMPTGRSQRFNLPNDVVILDETYNAAPEAMIAALQLLAETPGKRKIAVLGAMKELGERSQQLHQRVGETVRKLNLDGLLVLVDGQDAEAIALSAEGIPSECFATHAELVARLKTFVQTGDRLLFKAAHSVGLDRVVNQLRAEFPK, from the coding sequence ATGCGTTGCTCTGCTACCCTAACCCAACTGGTTGAAGTTATTTTGGGCCATTCTGTAAACTTATCTGAAACTGCTTTAACACAAGTAAGTAGTGGTATCCAAACAGATAGCCGTACCCTGAAGCCAGGTGAAGTATTTGTTGCTTTCCGAGGCGATAAGTTTGATGGACATGAATTTGTGCCAACTGCGATCGCAAAGGGTGCAATCGCTGCAATTGTAGATTTTGAATACGAAAATCCGGGATTTCCTGTATTACAGGTAAAGGACACCCTCAAGGCATATCAAAAACTTGGCCGATGGTGGCGCGATCGCTTTAACATTCCTGTAATTGGTGTAACGGGTTCTGTAGGTAAAACTACAACCAAAGAATTGATCGCCGCAGTCTTAGCAACCAAGGGACGAGTTCACAAAACTTATGGAAATTACAACAACGAAATTGGTGTCCCGAAAACTCTCCTAGAACTTGGCGCCGAAAATGACTACGCCGTAATTGAGATGGCGATGCGGGGTAGGGGACAAATTGCCGAACTGACGCAAATAGCGCGTCCAACAATTGGAGTGATTACTAATGTGGGGACGGCACATATTGAGTTACTGGGTTCCGAAGAAGCGATCGCTGAGGCAAAATGTGAGTTATTAGCCGAAATGCCTGCTGATAGTGTGGCAATTCTCAATCACGACAATCCGCTATTAATGGCGACGGCGGCGAAAGTTTGGCACGGGGAACTTTTAACTTACGGCTTTTCTGGTGGAGATATCCAAGGGCAATTAATTGATAACGAGATTGTGGAAGTCGCAGGCATCCAACTACCTCTGCCTCTACCTGGGCGTCACAATGCGACTAATTTTTTGGCAGCTTTAGCGGTGGCCAAGGTGTTGGGGATTGATTGGGAAACCCTCAAAGCAGGTGTGAATGTGGATATGCCTACAGGGCGATCACAGCGATTTAACTTACCCAATGATGTAGTAATCTTAGATGAAACTTATAATGCTGCACCAGAAGCGATGATTGCAGCGTTGCAATTATTGGCAGAGACACCCGGAAAGCGGAAGATTGCCGTATTGGGTGCAATGAAAGAATTGGGAGAGCGATCGCAGCAGTTGCACCAGCGAGTGGGTGAAACAGTCCGAAAGTTGAATTTAGACGGCTTGTTGGTTTTGGTAGATGGACAAGATGCCGAAGCGATCGCTCTTAGTGCTGAGGGGATTCCATCGGAGTGTTTTGCCACTCATGCCGAGTTGGTGGCTAGGTTGAAGACATTTGTGCAAACAGGCGATCGTTTATTGTTCAAGGCCGCTCATTCCGTGGGACTAGATCGGGTAGTCAATCAATTACGTGCAGAATTTCCCAAATGA